Proteins encoded in a region of the Zea mays cultivar B73 chromosome 2, Zm-B73-REFERENCE-NAM-5.0, whole genome shotgun sequence genome:
- the LOC100217146 gene encoding Probable magnesium transporter NIPA3-like, which yields MAAPASAAAGRGGAMSSDNAKGLVLAVSSSAFIGASFIVKKMGLRRAADSGVRAGYGGFSYLVEPLWWIGMISMIVGEIANFAAYAFAPAILVTPLGALSIIISAALAHAILQEKLHTFGILGCVLCVVGSITIVLHAPQERDIDSVKEVWDLATEPAFLCYAAIVVAAALVLIYFVVPHHGQTNIMVYIGVCSLLGSLTVMSVRALGIALKLTLSGTNQLFYPQTWAFALIVATCVSTQINYLNKALDTFNTAVVSPIYYVMFTSLTIIASVIMFKDWDHQNPTQIVTEMCGFMTILSGTFLLHKTKDMTDSPGQSLLTRRPKHASQNAFAIEVMPLKCQDYIDDETLTLSLPKVENGYLKEEYLLRYKDSSIV from the exons ATGGCGGCGCCGGCTTCCGcggcggccgggcgcggcgggGCCATGTCGTCGGACAACGCCAAGGGCCTGGTCCTCGCGGTGTCGTCGAGCGCCTTCATTGGCGCCAGCTTCATCGTCAAGAAGATGGGGCTCAGGAGGGCCGCCGACTCCGGCGTCCGCGCGG GATATGGCGGGTTTTCTTATTTAGTGGAGCCTCTTTGGTGGATAGGCATGATTTCTA TGATTGTAGGTGAAATTGCTAATTTTGCTGCTTATGCATTCGCTCCTGCTATTCTTGTCACTCCTCTTGGTGCACTCAGTATAATCATCAG CGCTGCACTTGCACATGCCATTCTACAGGAGAAACTGCACACATTTGGTATACTTGGTTGTGTTCTCTGTGTTGTTGGATCTATCACAATTGTGCTCCATGCCCCACAAGAGCGTGACATTGATTCTGTAAAGGAAGTTTGGGATCTTGCAACTGAACCAG CTTTCCTTTGCTATGCGGCTATAGTAGTTGCAGCAGCCTTAGTGCTTATATATTTTGTTGTCCCTCATCATGGACAAACAAACATAATGGTGTACATTGGAGTATGTTCTCTTCTGGGATCACTCACG GTTATGAGTGTAAGAGCTCTTGGAATTGCCTTGAAGCTAACATTGTCAGGAACAAACCAATTATTCTATCCTCAGACTTGGGCCTTTGCACTGATTGTAGCTACCTGTGTGAGCACCCAGATTAACTATCTAAATAAG GCATTGGATACATTTAATACAGCAGTAGTCTCACCAATATATTATGTGATGTTTACTTCACTAACAATTATAGCCAGTGTGATAATGTTCAAG GATTGGGACCATCAAAATCCAACACAAATTGTTACAGAGATGTGTGGCTTCATGACTATCCTATCTGGGACGTTTCTTCTTCACAAGACAAAAGATATGACTGATA GTCCTGGACAATCTTTGTTGACACGACGGCCAAAGCATGCTAGTCAGAATGCGTTTGCAATTGAAGTGATGCCACTAAAATGTCAAGATTATATAGATGACGAGACCTTGACGTTATCACTTCCCAAGGTTGAAAATGGTTACCTAAAGGAAGAGTATCTTCTTAGATACAAGGACTCGAGTATTGTCTGA
- the LOC100217146 gene encoding probable magnesium transporter NIPA3-like isoform X2: MFYVHKPGYGGFSYLVEPLWWIGMISMIVGEIANFAAYAFAPAILVTPLGALSIIISAALAHAILQEKLHTFGILGCVLCVVGSITIVLHAPQERDIDSVKEVWDLATEPAFLCYAAIVVAAALVLIYFVVPHHGQTNIMVYIGVCSLLGSLTVMSVRALGIALKLTLSGTNQLFYPQTWAFALIVATCVSTQINYLNKALDTFNTAVVSPIYYVMFTSLTIIASVIMFKDWDHQNPTQIVTEMCGFMTILSGTFLLHKTKDMTDSPGQSLLTRRPKHASQNAFAIEVMPLKCQDYIDDETLTLSLPKVENGYLKEEYLLRYKDSSIV; the protein is encoded by the exons ATGTTTTATGTACATAAACCAGGATATGGCGGGTTTTCTTATTTAGTGGAGCCTCTTTGGTGGATAGGCATGATTTCTA TGATTGTAGGTGAAATTGCTAATTTTGCTGCTTATGCATTCGCTCCTGCTATTCTTGTCACTCCTCTTGGTGCACTCAGTATAATCATCAG CGCTGCACTTGCACATGCCATTCTACAGGAGAAACTGCACACATTTGGTATACTTGGTTGTGTTCTCTGTGTTGTTGGATCTATCACAATTGTGCTCCATGCCCCACAAGAGCGTGACATTGATTCTGTAAAGGAAGTTTGGGATCTTGCAACTGAACCAG CTTTCCTTTGCTATGCGGCTATAGTAGTTGCAGCAGCCTTAGTGCTTATATATTTTGTTGTCCCTCATCATGGACAAACAAACATAATGGTGTACATTGGAGTATGTTCTCTTCTGGGATCACTCACG GTTATGAGTGTAAGAGCTCTTGGAATTGCCTTGAAGCTAACATTGTCAGGAACAAACCAATTATTCTATCCTCAGACTTGGGCCTTTGCACTGATTGTAGCTACCTGTGTGAGCACCCAGATTAACTATCTAAATAAG GCATTGGATACATTTAATACAGCAGTAGTCTCACCAATATATTATGTGATGTTTACTTCACTAACAATTATAGCCAGTGTGATAATGTTCAAG GATTGGGACCATCAAAATCCAACACAAATTGTTACAGAGATGTGTGGCTTCATGACTATCCTATCTGGGACGTTTCTTCTTCACAAGACAAAAGATATGACTGATA GTCCTGGACAATCTTTGTTGACACGACGGCCAAAGCATGCTAGTCAGAATGCGTTTGCAATTGAAGTGATGCCACTAAAATGTCAAGATTATATAGATGACGAGACCTTGACGTTATCACTTCCCAAGGTTGAAAATGGTTACCTAAAGGAAGAGTATCTTCTTAGATACAAGGACTCGAGTATTGTCTGA
- the LOC100217146 gene encoding probable magnesium transporter NIPA3-like isoform X1 — MLMQKGYGGFSYLVEPLWWIGMISMIVGEIANFAAYAFAPAILVTPLGALSIIISAALAHAILQEKLHTFGILGCVLCVVGSITIVLHAPQERDIDSVKEVWDLATEPAFLCYAAIVVAAALVLIYFVVPHHGQTNIMVYIGVCSLLGSLTVMSVRALGIALKLTLSGTNQLFYPQTWAFALIVATCVSTQINYLNKALDTFNTAVVSPIYYVMFTSLTIIASVIMFKDWDHQNPTQIVTEMCGFMTILSGTFLLHKTKDMTDSPGQSLLTRRPKHASQNAFAIEVMPLKCQDYIDDETLTLSLPKVENGYLKEEYLLRYKDSSIV, encoded by the exons ATGCTGATGCAAAAAG GATATGGCGGGTTTTCTTATTTAGTGGAGCCTCTTTGGTGGATAGGCATGATTTCTA TGATTGTAGGTGAAATTGCTAATTTTGCTGCTTATGCATTCGCTCCTGCTATTCTTGTCACTCCTCTTGGTGCACTCAGTATAATCATCAG CGCTGCACTTGCACATGCCATTCTACAGGAGAAACTGCACACATTTGGTATACTTGGTTGTGTTCTCTGTGTTGTTGGATCTATCACAATTGTGCTCCATGCCCCACAAGAGCGTGACATTGATTCTGTAAAGGAAGTTTGGGATCTTGCAACTGAACCAG CTTTCCTTTGCTATGCGGCTATAGTAGTTGCAGCAGCCTTAGTGCTTATATATTTTGTTGTCCCTCATCATGGACAAACAAACATAATGGTGTACATTGGAGTATGTTCTCTTCTGGGATCACTCACG GTTATGAGTGTAAGAGCTCTTGGAATTGCCTTGAAGCTAACATTGTCAGGAACAAACCAATTATTCTATCCTCAGACTTGGGCCTTTGCACTGATTGTAGCTACCTGTGTGAGCACCCAGATTAACTATCTAAATAAG GCATTGGATACATTTAATACAGCAGTAGTCTCACCAATATATTATGTGATGTTTACTTCACTAACAATTATAGCCAGTGTGATAATGTTCAAG GATTGGGACCATCAAAATCCAACACAAATTGTTACAGAGATGTGTGGCTTCATGACTATCCTATCTGGGACGTTTCTTCTTCACAAGACAAAAGATATGACTGATA GTCCTGGACAATCTTTGTTGACACGACGGCCAAAGCATGCTAGTCAGAATGCGTTTGCAATTGAAGTGATGCCACTAAAATGTCAAGATTATATAGATGACGAGACCTTGACGTTATCACTTCCCAAGGTTGAAAATGGTTACCTAAAGGAAGAGTATCTTCTTAGATACAAGGACTCGAGTATTGTCTGA
- the LOC103647991 gene encoding uncharacterized protein, with translation MATPPPPCDANLHCYLLVLQDPQKANNKNRSELFRHVFFASFRSIPPPRRRAAADDPVDVIATHVASPFLTTRAGRPDTMPGKQEEGGQGPPGSSVCLWLVTVLLLLSLLAGGACLAAYVLLPPQETPAWLPAVGLALVALPWAFWILTCAYRCAAARAAERRTMAVAPSPGSMCSRSGS, from the coding sequence ATGGCCACACCGCCGCCGCCCTGCGACGCGAATCTCCATTGCTACCTTCTCGTCCTCCAAGACCCACAAAAGGCGAACAACAAAAACAGATCAGAACTTTTTCGGCACGTTTTCTTTGCTTCATTTCGTTCCATTCCACCCCCACGAAGAAGAGCAGCAGCGGATGACCCCGTTGATGTCATCGCCACGCACGTCGCCTCGCCCTTCTTGACGACGCGCGCCGGCCGGCCGGATACCATGCCGGGCAAGCAGGAGGAGGGCGGCCAAGGCCCGCCGGGCAGCAGCGTGTGCTTGTGGCTGGTGACGGTGCTGCTCCTCCtctccctgctcgccggcggcgcgtgCCTCGCGGCCTACGTCCTGCTGCCGCCGCAGGAGACGCCGGCCTGGCTCCCCGCCGTCGGCCTGGCGCTCGTCGCGCTCCCGTGGGCGTTCTGGATCCTCACTTGCGCGTACCGgtgcgccgccgcgcgggccgcCGAGCGCAGGACGATGGCCGTGGCGCCGTCTCCTGGTAGCATGTGCTCGCGCTCCGGCTCGTGA